The sequence below is a genomic window from Sulfurihydrogenibium subterraneum DSM 15120.
GCATGGCAGGAAATACCAAAAGGCTGGCTTGGTCTTGATATAGGACACGCTTCTGTAATCCTTATAAAAGAAATATTAAAAGATGCCCAAACTATAGTATGGAATGGACCTATGGGAGTATTTGAAATAGATAAGTTTAAAATGGGGACATTTGAGCTTGCCCATGCAATAGCAGAATCTCCTGCTTTATCTATCGCTGGAGGTGGAGATACAGATTACGCTATACACAAAGCAGGAGTGGTAGACAAAATTGGATACCTTTCCACAGGAGGAGGAGCTTTCTTAGAACTTCTTGAAGGTAAACAGCTCCCTTGTTTACAAGCTATAACAAAAAAGGAGACGTAGTTGAATAACTTCGTACAAACTGCAAAAGAAGCAGCTTTAATAGGAGGAGGAATCCTTAAAGAAAACTTTAAAAAAGTCAAAAAATCTGACGTAGAAAATAAAGGAATAAAAGATTTTGTTACTTATGTAGATAAATTATCTGAAGAAAGAATTAGAAGCTATATACTTTCAAAGTATCCAGACCACTCTTTTTTAGGAGAAGAAGACGGAAAGTTTGGAAATAGTGATTATGTATGGGTGGTAGACCCTTTAGATGGCACAAAGAATTACATCTGTGGATTTGAGATTTTTGCTGTATCTGTTGCTTTAATACATAAAGGAGATATTATAGCCGGAAGTATTTACGTACCTATACTGGACAAACTTTACTGGGCAGGAAAAAGTGAAGGTGCTTACTTAAACGGAGAAAAGATAAAAGTATCAGATAGACCTATAGAATCAGCTGTTGTTTCAACTGGATTTCCTTTTAGAGAGATAAAAGAGTTAGACAGTTATCTGTCTATGCTAAGAGAGGCAATGATAACTTTTTCAGGTGTTAGAAGACCAGGAGCGGCTGCAGTAGATTTGGCATTAGTAGCAGAAGGAGTTTTTGACGGATTTTTCGAGATGAAACTATCAATATGGGATATAGCAGCTGGAATCCTTTTGATAAAAGAAGCAGGAGGAATATGTACAAACTTTGACGGTGGAGAAGACTTTTCGTCAGGAGATATCATAGCTGGAGGAGAAAAGATTTATAAATTTCTTTTTGATATTGTCAATAAAAAAAGAGGATAGAAATGGACTATCAAAAAGAATTACAAAAAATTAGAAAAGAGATCGATAATATAGACCAAACCATATTACAACTTCTAAATAAAAGAGCTTTACTTGCAAAACAAGTAGGAGAGATAAAGAAAAAGAACAACCTTCCTATATTCGTTCCAACAAGAGAAAAAGAAATTTTTGAAAGATTAGAAAAGTTAAATACAGGACCCCTTTCAAACGATGTAATAAAACATATCTTTAGAGAGATTATATCTGCGTGTAGAAGTGTAGAAGAAAACATAAAAGTTGCTTACCTTGGACCAAAGGCTACATTTACCCATCAAGCAAGTTTAAAGTACTTTGGAAGCAGTGTTGAACACATCCCGGTTTCAACTATAAAAGATGTCTTTGAAGAGATAGCTAAGAAAAAAGTAAACTACGGCGTTGTCCCAGTTGAAAACACGATAGAAGGTGTTGTTAACTACACCCTTGATATGTTTTTAGACTATGATTTAAAGATAATCGGAGAGGTTATATTAGAAATATCCCTTCATTTAATGAGTATAAACCCAAACATAAACGAAATCCAGAGAATATACAGCCATAAGTTTGCAATAGCAGAATGTAGAGATTGGCTACAAAAGAACATGCCTAATGCCCAAATAATAGAAGTAGAAAGTACTGCAAAAGCAGCAGAGATGGCAAGAGATGACTATGAATCTGCAGCCATAGCAAGCGAATCAGCTGCAACAGTTTACGGACTTCACATCTTAGAAAGAAAGATAGATAAACATTTATACAACTATACAAGATTTTTAATCATAGGAAATGAGATACCACAACCTACAGGAAAAGACAAAACAACCTTTATCTTTTCTGTAAAAAATCAGGTAGGAGCTCTCTACAAGGCATTAGAGCCTTTCTACAAAAATCAGATAAATATGACAAAAATTGAGTCAAGACCTTCAAAAAAAGAAGCATGGGATTACATATTCTTTACAGATATAGAAGGTCATATTGAAGATGAAAAAGTTTCTAAAACATTACAAGAGCTTAAAAACAATGTTCCATTTTTTAAAGTTTTAGGCTCTTATCCTAAAGCTCAGGATGTTTAGTTTTAAACATTAAGTAAAATCCTACTAATAAAAATAAAATATCAAAAGAAAATATAAAGTAGTATGGTATATTCCCAACTGAAGCTATAGCAGATACTATTGATGTTCCGTACCAGTATAGCACTGTAGATAAAAAGCCAGCTAAGACTATAAACTTATT
It includes:
- a CDS encoding inositol monophosphatase family protein → MNNFVQTAKEAALIGGGILKENFKKVKKSDVENKGIKDFVTYVDKLSEERIRSYILSKYPDHSFLGEEDGKFGNSDYVWVVDPLDGTKNYICGFEIFAVSVALIHKGDIIAGSIYVPILDKLYWAGKSEGAYLNGEKIKVSDRPIESAVVSTGFPFREIKELDSYLSMLREAMITFSGVRRPGAAAVDLALVAEGVFDGFFEMKLSIWDIAAGILLIKEAGGICTNFDGGEDFSSGDIIAGGEKIYKFLFDIVNKKRG
- the pheA gene encoding prephenate dehydratase, translated to MDYQKELQKIRKEIDNIDQTILQLLNKRALLAKQVGEIKKKNNLPIFVPTREKEIFERLEKLNTGPLSNDVIKHIFREIISACRSVEENIKVAYLGPKATFTHQASLKYFGSSVEHIPVSTIKDVFEEIAKKKVNYGVVPVENTIEGVVNYTLDMFLDYDLKIIGEVILEISLHLMSINPNINEIQRIYSHKFAIAECRDWLQKNMPNAQIIEVESTAKAAEMARDDYESAAIASESAATVYGLHILERKIDKHLYNYTRFLIIGNEIPQPTGKDKTTFIFSVKNQVGALYKALEPFYKNQINMTKIESRPSKKEAWDYIFFTDIEGHIEDEKVSKTLQELKNNVPFFKVLGSYPKAQDV